In Populus alba chromosome 9, ASM523922v2, whole genome shotgun sequence, a genomic segment contains:
- the LOC118032874 gene encoding farnesol kinase, chloroplastic isoform X3, whose amino-acid sequence MGLTSSGHRGALFAAFTPGVNIIRMLLIGSGMWKDEATVKSMSRFGDRRELLRGPLYYALTITGACAIYWRTSPVAIAAICNLCAGDGVADIVGRRFGRQKIPYNKNKSIAGSVAMALAGFLASVGFMCYFASFGYVEKSWEMLLGFLVVSLASAFVESLPISTELDDNLTVTLTSILLGHLVF is encoded by the exons ATGGGCTtgaccag TTCTGGGCATCGGGGAGCACTTTTCGCAGCTTTTACTCCTGGTGTTAACATAATACGAATGCTTCTTATTGGATCTGGAATGTGGAAAGATGAAGCTACGGTGAAATCAATGAGCAGATTTGGAGACCGCAG GGAACTTCTTAGAGGACCGCTGTACTATGCCTTGACAATTACTGGGGCTTGTGCTATCTATTGGAGGACTTCCCCGGTTGCAATTGCAGCAATATGCAACCTGTGTGCTGGAgatg GGGTGGCAGACATTGTGGGAAGGCGCTTTGGAAGGCAGAAAATCCCATACAACAAAAACAAGTCTATAGCTGGTAGTGTTGCAATGGCCCTGGCTGGTTTCCTGGCTTCTGTTGG GTTTATGTGTTATTTCGCCTCGTTCGGATATGTTGAGAAAAGCTGGGAGATGTTATTAGGTTTCTTGGTTGTCTCTCTTGCCTCGGCTTTTGTGGAATCACTCCCCATAAGTACAGAGCTTGATGATAACCTAACAGTTACCCTAACTTCTATATTGTTGGGGCACCTTGTTTTCTGA
- the LOC118032874 gene encoding probable phytol kinase 3, chloroplastic isoform X2 — protein MLHQNPVVSDLIATGVSGTIALSILRFFAETTKRHVFDQKLNRKLVHISIGLVFMLCWPIFSSGHRGALFAAFTPGVNIIRMLLIGSGMWKDEATVKSMSRFGDRRELLRGPLYYALTITGACAIYWRTSPVAIAAICNLCAGDGVADIVGRRFGRQKIPYNKNKSIAGSVAMALAGFLASVGFMCYFASFGYVEKSWEMLLGFLVVSLASAFVESLPISTELDDNLTVTLTSILLGHLVF, from the exons ATGCTTCATCAGAATCCCGTCGTCTCCGATTTAATAGCCACTGGTGTATCCGGTACTATCGCTCTCTCTATCCTTCGTTTCTTTGCAGAAACTACAAAACGACACGTCTTCGACCAG aAACTGAATAGGAAGCTCGTGCATATAAGCATCGGGTTAGTTTTTATGCTGTGTTGGCCGATTTTCAG TTCTGGGCATCGGGGAGCACTTTTCGCAGCTTTTACTCCTGGTGTTAACATAATACGAATGCTTCTTATTGGATCTGGAATGTGGAAAGATGAAGCTACGGTGAAATCAATGAGCAGATTTGGAGACCGCAG GGAACTTCTTAGAGGACCGCTGTACTATGCCTTGACAATTACTGGGGCTTGTGCTATCTATTGGAGGACTTCCCCGGTTGCAATTGCAGCAATATGCAACCTGTGTGCTGGAgatg GGGTGGCAGACATTGTGGGAAGGCGCTTTGGAAGGCAGAAAATCCCATACAACAAAAACAAGTCTATAGCTGGTAGTGTTGCAATGGCCCTGGCTGGTTTCCTGGCTTCTGTTGG GTTTATGTGTTATTTCGCCTCGTTCGGATATGTTGAGAAAAGCTGGGAGATGTTATTAGGTTTCTTGGTTGTCTCTCTTGCCTCGGCTTTTGTGGAATCACTCCCCATAAGTACAGAGCTTGATGATAACCTAACAGTTACCCTAACTTCTATATTGTTGGGGCACCTTGTTTTCTGA
- the LOC118032874 gene encoding probable phytol kinase 3, chloroplastic isoform X1: MWTGSNPVVSDLCSAVVSAAVIFAFLQLWKETAKHGLDQKLNRKLVHISIGLVFMLCWPIFSSGHRGALFAAFTPGVNIIRMLLIGSGMWKDEATVKSMSRFGDRRELLRGPLYYALTITGACAIYWRTSPVAIAAICNLCAGDGVADIVGRRFGRQKIPYNKNKSIAGSVAMALAGFLASVGFMCYFASFGYVEKSWEMLLGFLVVSLASAFVESLPISTELDDNLTVTLTSILLGHLVF, from the exons ATGTGGACTGGTAGTAACCCAGTTGTCTCCGATCTTTGCTCGGCTGTTGTGTCGGCCGCTGTTATTTTCGCGTTCCTGCAACTATGGAAAGAAACCGCAAAACATGGGCTtgaccag aAACTGAATAGGAAGCTCGTGCATATAAGCATCGGGTTAGTTTTTATGCTGTGTTGGCCGATTTTCAG TTCTGGGCATCGGGGAGCACTTTTCGCAGCTTTTACTCCTGGTGTTAACATAATACGAATGCTTCTTATTGGATCTGGAATGTGGAAAGATGAAGCTACGGTGAAATCAATGAGCAGATTTGGAGACCGCAG GGAACTTCTTAGAGGACCGCTGTACTATGCCTTGACAATTACTGGGGCTTGTGCTATCTATTGGAGGACTTCCCCGGTTGCAATTGCAGCAATATGCAACCTGTGTGCTGGAgatg GGGTGGCAGACATTGTGGGAAGGCGCTTTGGAAGGCAGAAAATCCCATACAACAAAAACAAGTCTATAGCTGGTAGTGTTGCAATGGCCCTGGCTGGTTTCCTGGCTTCTGTTGG GTTTATGTGTTATTTCGCCTCGTTCGGATATGTTGAGAAAAGCTGGGAGATGTTATTAGGTTTCTTGGTTGTCTCTCTTGCCTCGGCTTTTGTGGAATCACTCCCCATAAGTACAGAGCTTGATGATAACCTAACAGTTACCCTAACTTCTATATTGTTGGGGCACCTTGTTTTCTGA
- the LOC118027608 gene encoding phenylacetaldehyde reductase — protein sequence MYSYYFVTDDPKKTEHLLALDGAKERLHLFKANLLEEGAFDPVVDGCEGVFHTASPVSFSPNVDPQVDLIDPALKGTLNVRSCAKVHSIRRVVLTSSSAACIYSGKPLNHDVVVDETWHSDPAICKELKAWYPLSKTLAEEAAWNFAKENATDLVTVHPSFVIGPLLQPTLNFSVEMILDLVNGAETYPDGYYTCIDVRDVANAHIQAFEIPSASGRYGLTANVISFSEVLKIIREKYPTLRLPEKSTESKFKPYQPYQVSKEKAKTLGINFTPLDLSLVDTIESLKEKGFLKSD from the exons ATGTACTCGTATTATTTTGTTACAGATGATCCAAAGAAAACAGAACACTTGCTTGCACTTGACGGAGCTAAAGAAAGACTTCATTTGTTCAAGGCTAATTTATTGGAAGAAGGGGCTTTTGATCCTGTTGTTGATGGATGTGAAGGTGTTTTTCATACAGCTTCCCCTGTTTCTTTTTCACCCAATGTCGACCCACAG GTTGACCTAATTGATCCTGCCTTGAAAGGAACACTGAATGTTAGATCATGTGCAAAAGTTCATTCTATCAGGAGAGTGGTTTTAACCTCTTCAAGCGCAGCATGTATATATAGTGGAAAACCTCTGAACCATGATGTGGTTGTTGACGAGACCTGGCATTCAGATCCAGCTATTTGTAAGGAATTGAAG GCTTGGTATCCACTTTCAAAAACCTTAGCTGAGGAGGCTGCTTGGAATTTTGCAAAAGAGAACGCTACTGACTTGGTTACAGTGCATCCATCATTTGTGATTGGCCCTCTTTTACAGCCAACTCTTAATTTCAGTGTGGAGATGATTCTCGACCTTGTCAATG GAGCTGAGACATACCCAGATGGATATTATACGTGCATCGATGTTAGAGACGTTGCAAATGCACATATACAAGCTTTTGAAATTCCTTCAGCTAGTGGCAGATATGGTTTGACAGCAAATGTCATATCCTTTTCTGAGGTTCTGAAGATCATCCGTGAAAAGTATCCTACTTTGCGCCTTCCTGAAAA AAGTACAGAAAGCAAGTTCAAGCCATACCAGCCTTACCAGGTGTCCAAAGAGAAAGCAAAAACTTTGGGTATCAACTTCACTCCACTGGATTTGTCTCTCGTAGACACTATTGAGAGCTTGAAGGAGAAGGGCTTTCTCAAATCTGATTGA